The Thalassospira sp. TSL5-1 sequence TAGGCGAAGGAGGAAACGCAATGGCTAGTTTGAAGGACTTGCGCTCGCGCATTGCCAGCGTCAAATCGACGAGGAAGATTACCTCGGCGATGAAGATGGTGGCCGCGTCCAAGCTCCGTCGCTCGCAGGATGCTGCCGAAGCAGCCCGTCCCTATGCTGAACGCATGGGGACGATGCTGGGACGGCTTGCAGCTGCGGTTGGTGGTTCACAGGGAGCACCGAAACTGCTGGCCGGGACCGGCAAGGAAGACACCCACCTGATGGTTGTTTTCACGGCTGATCGTGGTCTTTGTGGCGGTTTTAACGCTTCGATCGTCAAGGCGGCCCGTGCGAAAATTCGCGCACTGAAAGCTGACGGCAAAACGGTCAAGATTATCTGTGTTGGCCGCAAGGGTGCCGATGCCCTCAAACGCGACAATGGCGATGCGATTATCGCGCGCTATACCGGGATTGAAGGCAAAAAGGGAATTGATTTTTCCGAGGCATCCGCGGTTGCAGACAAGGTTCTGGAGCTGTTCGAGGCCGGTGAATTCGACGTATGCACGATTTTCTTCAACAAATTCGTGTCGGCGATTTCGCAGGTTGTGACTGAACAGCAGCTGGTTCCCTTTGCCGGAGAGGCAGAGGAAAACAACCAGGAAGCTGGCGGAAACGGTGCGTCGGCGGTTTATGACTACGAACCGTCGGAAGAAGCCATTCTGGCAGACTTGCTGCCACGTAATGTTGGCGTCCAGATTTTCGGGGCCATGCTGGAAAGCAGTGCTTCGGAACACGGTGCGCGGATGTCCGCAATGGATAACGCAACCCGCAATGCCGGCGACATGATCGACCGACTGAGCATTCAGTATAACCGCTCACGTCAGGCGCAGATCACCAACGAACTGATTGAAATCATTTCCGGCGCCGAGGCTTTGTAAGCGGGTCGCAGGAACTAACGGATAGATTTGTCCGAGCAGGAGACAATACCTATGGCGAACAAGAAGGCGGGGAAAATTTCCCAGGTAATGGGCGCCGTCGTCGACGTTAAATTCGACGGCGAATTGCCGCCCATTCTGAACGCGCTGCATGTTGACAACAACGGTCAGCGTCTGGTTCTCGAAGTTGCACAGCATCTTGGCGAAGGTGCCGTCCGTACTATTGCTATGGACACCACCGAAGGCTTGCAGCGTGGTCAGGAAGTCGTTGATACCGGCGATGCGATCTCGGTTCCGGTTGGTCCGGAAACCCTGGGGCGTATTCTGAACGTTATCGGCGAGCCAGTTGACGAACGTGGCCCGGTCAACGCCAAGAAGACCTCCCCGATTCACCGTGAAGCGCCCGAATTCACCGAGCAGTCCACCGATACCGAGATCCTGGTTACCGGCATTAAGGTCATCGACCTGATCGCGCCGTACACCAAGGGTGGCAAGATTGGTCTGTTCGGCGGTGCCGGTGTGGGTAAAACCGTTCTCATCATGGAACTGATCAACAACGTGGCAAAAGGCCACGGTGGTTATTCGGTTTTCGCTGGTGTGGGTGAACGTACCCGTGAAGGTAACGACCTCTATCATGAAATGATGGAATCAGGCGTTATCAACCTTGAAGGGGATTCCAAAGCCGCACTGGTTTACGGTCAGATGAACGAGCCCCCCGGAGCCCGTGCCCGTGTTGCGTTGACCGGTCTGACTTTGGCAGAATATTTCCGTGACGAAGAAGGTCAGGACGTGCTGTTCTTTGTGGACAACATTTTCCGCTTCACCCAAGCTGGTTCGGAAGTGTCCGCACTTCTCGGTCGTATCCCGTCGGCAGTGGGTTATCAGCCCACACTCGCAACCGACATGGGTGCGCTGCAGGAACGTATTACCTCGACCAAAAAAGGTTCCATTACCTCGGTCCAGGCCATTTACGTCCCGGCCGACGACTTGACCGACCCGGCGCCGGCAACCTCGTTTGCCCACTTGGACGCGACCACCACGCTGAACCGTCAGATCGCCGAGCTCGGCATCTATCCGGCCGTGGACCCGCTTGACTCGACCTCGCGTGCGCTTGATCCGAGTGTTATCGGTAAAGACCACTATGAAACCGCCCGTGAAGTTCAGCGTGTGCTGCAGACCTACAAGAGCCTGCAGGACATCATCGCCATTCTCGGCATGGACGAACTGTCTGAAGATGACAAGCTGATCGTGGCTCGCGCCCGTAAGATTCAGCGTTTCCTCTCGCAGCCCTTCCATGTTGCTGAAGTCTTCACCGGTACTCCGGGCGTGTTCGTTCAGCTCGAAGACACCATCAAGGCATTCAAGGCGATTTGCGCTGGTGAATACGACCATCTGCCGGAACAGGCATTCTACATGGTTGGCACCATCGAAGAAGCCATCGAGAAAGCCAAGAAGATGGCCGAAGCTGCCTAAGGCAGCTTCGGTCCCCCTCCGGGTAAGGAGCGAGGACTGTCATGACTGATACGACTGTACTGGAACTTGTTTCACCGTCTGCCCTGCTCAAATCCGAGCCGGTCGAGATGGTTGTCGTTCCGGGCACGGAAGGGAACTTTGGTGTATTGCCCAAGCATTCGCCGCTGATCTCGACCATTCGTCCGGGCGTCATTGACATCTATACGGGTGGCAAGGTTTCGGAACGCATTTTTGTAGCTGGCGGTGTTGCCGAGGTTAATCCCGAGCGTTGCACCATCCTGGCGGAAGAAGCCGTTTCGATTGCCGACATCAAGGCAGACGAAGCACAGACCCGTCTGGAAGCTGCAAAGGCTGCTTTCGAGGCTGCAAAGACACCTCACGAAAAGGCAAATGCCGAACGTGATGTTGAAATTGCCGTTGCGCTGATCGCCGCTTTGACGAACTGATCTGCTGCATTGTTATTAAAAAGGGCCGCTATCAACCGATAGCGGCCCTTTTTTTTGTTTGAAGGAAACAGGAGAAGGCCCCATAGCGCGCCTTGCGGGAACATCTTGTTTCCCTTGAACATGCCTGTTCCTAGAGGTCGCGATCAGCGGAGTAGGCGATATCTTTTTGGGCTTCAAGTTCTGACAGGCGTTCCTGCAGAGCCGCATGGATGGAGTGATAGGCTGAACTGCCAAGTGTGACGCGGCGGGGAGCAGGAGTTACATCGACGGATGCCACCATTGCCTGGGCGGTGCGGATGGCATCGCCTTTGATCACAAAGTTACCGTTGGCAATGGCATTGCGCACATCATGGGCCGGGGTGCCCTCATAGGCATCCATTAGCGGCGGGCTGACCAGACCAGCGCCAAAGCCCGTTTCAGTCGGGCCGGGTTCGATGATTGTACAATCAATACCGAAACCGGCAATTTCCTGACGCAGGGATTCAATGAAGCCTTCAATCCCCCATTTGGTCGTGTGATAGAGGCTGAAATTCGGATAGGCGATTTGTCCGCCTTCGGATGAGACCTGCATGATCCGCCCGTTTCTCTGAAGCCGCAAATGGGGTAAGGTCGCGCGGATCACCTGGATCGACCCGATGATATTGGTGTTGATTTGATCAATAATCTGATCATCGGTCAATTCTTCGGCCGCACCAAACAGGCCGTAACCGGCATTATTGACGATTACGTCAATCGGTCGTTCGGCAAAGGCTGCGTCTACCACACGCCGGACCGCGGCGGTGTCGGTGACATCAAGTTGATGAATTGAAAGCTGGGCGGGATATTTTGACGCAAGAGCGTCAAGCACGCCTTTTTTGCGCAGGGTGGCGATAACGTGATCGCCGCGTTCCAGCAGGATTTTGGTCATTTCCAGACCGAGGCCCGACGATGTGCCGGTAATGAACCATGTACGCATCATGTTTTCCCTTCATGGTTAAAAAAACATGACCTGCATATAGGTGGGTATATTGATGGGACTATGCTATATAATTTGCATAACATGATGGGAAATACCCATGAATTATCAGCCCAGCCTGAATGACCTAAAGGCATTTGCCTGTATTGCGGCCCGGCAGAGCTTTCGCAAGGCTGCCGATGATCTGGCACTCGCACCGTCGACGTTAAGTCATGTTATCCGTAGTCTGGAAGAGAATCTGGGGGTGCGGCTGTTTCATCGCACTACACGCAGCGTTGCCTTGACCGATGCCGGGGAACACTTGCTGGCAAGGTTGCAACCCTTGTTAAGCGAGCTGGATTTTGCCCTGGATGAAGTGAACAGCTTTCGCAGTAAACCAAGCGGTCTTTTGCGGATCAATTCCAGCGAGATCGCGATTTCATTGCTGCTTGACGATGTGGTGCCCGTTTTTTTGGCACAATATCCGGAAATGTCACTGGATTTGGTGAGTGACGGGCGGTTGGTCGATATTGTGGCGGAAGGGTTCGATGCTGGCCTGCGGCTGGGCGAAACCGTGCCACAGGATATGATTGCCGTTAAGTTTGGTGGGGAGACCCGGTTTCTGGCTGTGGCATCGCCAGACTATTTTGCTCGTCACAAGCCACCCCAAAGCCCGGAGGATTTAAAACGCCATCGTTGTATTCGCCATCGTATGCCCAGTGGCAAGCTTTATCAGTGGGAATTTGAACGCCACGGGCTGGAAGTGCGTATTGATGTTTCCGGTGCCCTGACGCTGGATCATCCAGGGATGATGGTCAAGGCGGCGCTGGCAGGGTTGGGTATTGCCTATGTGCCGCTTTATCTGGTGGCGGATGCGCTTGAGGATGGCCGACTGGTTAATGTACTTGATGACTGGTGCCCGACAATACCAGGCCTGTATTTATATTATCCCGGGCATAGGCATGTGCCAAAGGGGCTGAGGGCCTTTATTGATGTGATGAAGGCACACATGAAGAAAACGGGCAGGCACCAGTAGGTGTTGAACGGTTTAGTACGGGGTTTCGGACGGGGTTTTGTGCTGGCTTAGTGCGACGGGGTCAGTGCTGTATCAAGCCAGAAAGTTTCTATCATTTTCATCAGATCGATAAATTCGAGGACATCGACCGGTTTTCGCAAATAGCAGTTGGCCCCGGCAGCATAACACAAGTCGACATCGCGTTCGGCGGCGGATGTGGTCAGTACAATGACCGGGATGCTGGCTGACGTCGGATCGTTGCGGATTTCACGCAACATTTCGCGGCCATCCTTGCGCGGCATGTTCAAATCCAGCAGGATAAGTTTGGGCCGTGGCGCATTGCGATATTGTCCATCCTGCTGGAGGAATTGCAACGCCGTGATGCCGTCCTTGACGTGATGCAGGTTCACCGGACGGGAGAATTCCTTCAGGGCTTCCTCGACAAGGCGGGCGTCACCAGGATTATCCTCTATCAGCAATAAATCGCTGGGCGTTTTCACCGCTGACATGCTTCTCATGCTCCATTATCCTTACGAACAAGGCCGGCACCTCGGACAGCTAGCTTTGACCTAAACTTCACTATAGCATTGCCGATTATTTATAGGGGAGCCGTTTTTGATTGTCGTTTGCAATTTAGCATCCAAAAGGCAAAAAGCGGCTTTTTTTCCATTTCGTGAAATAAAAGTACGAGATGTGAGCCTGTGAAACGTGCTTTTTTTTCACCCAACATGTGGAATGCCGGGAGAAATGGGTCTCACAAGCCTTTGTTCCATTCCAGCCTAACAGGAGTCGTAATCATATGTACCGCACGATCTTCTGTTAGGGGCAGATAGTGTTTTTGTCGAGATGACGTTGATATGGGCTAATTGGTCGCCAGCCCTACCTGGTTGGCCAGTGCGGCAAGTTGGGCCAGGGCCGGTTTGTTACCCTCAAGCGCGGTTTGCGCCTGTTGATAGCTTTCCTGCGCCTTGTCTTTCATTCCCATCACGACATAAGCGCGCATCAGACGGGCCCAACCGTCCGGGTCTTGCGGGTTTTCCTCAAGCTTTGACGCAAGACGTCCGACCATGCCTTCGATCATTTGACGGCGTTCTTCGGGTGTCATCTCGGCGGCGGCTTTCATGTCCTCCTGCGAGGGGCCGACATTGCCGGCAATGGCCGGCGGTGTTGTAGCAGAGGGCAGTTTTAACCGACCAGAGATATCAATGCCGCTGGCGGTTGCCGTTTGTTCGATTTGACGGACCACCATCGGTAGCCAGGAGGCATCGGCCGGGGCACCATTTGCCAGCGCAATCCAGCGCTCCAGCGCAGCCTGGGTTTGACCCTGCTGCAGGTCGGCCAGGCCAAGGTAAAAGGCGATGCGCGGATTATGGTTGCCGGATTTGGCTGCTTCCTCTAGGGCGCCGCGGGCGGCTGCCGTAACCTGCCCGTCGCTGGCGCGAATAATCGCTTCGGCATACATGGCGAGATAGGCCCCGTCACGATTGGACAGTTTAACGGCTTCAAGAAAAGCGGTTTGGGCCTGTTGCGGGCGATTAAGCGCCATCAGGCTGTTGCCCAGCATTTCCCAGTTTTCAAGATTGTTGGGGTTTTGGATCAGTTTGTTTGACAGATCAGCAACCGCTTTGCGCAGGGCCTGTTCACGTTCGCCATTTTGCAGGCGGGCATTGCGCGCAGCCATTATTTCGTCGCTGCGCTGGGCAATCGGGCGGTCTGGCAGGGCAGGGTGCCCGAGATCAAGATAAAGACCCAGACCGCCAATAAGACTGATCAGCACCAAGGCAATCGCTATCGGGCGGGCAAAGGTACCGTTTTTTTTGCCCGTGCGTTTTTGGGAACGGGCTTGAATGCGCTGGTCGGTGGCAAGGATACGGCGCTGAACTTCGATCCGGGCGGCATCGGCCTGTTCGGCATTTAACACGCCGCGCTCAATGTCACGGTTAATTTCGGCCAGCTGGTCGCGGTAAACATTCAGGTCGCGTTGCAATTCGTCCTGGTCGGACAGGGCCGATGCCTGCGCGGCCATTTGATCGGCGGTTGCATCTTTGGGCAGCGGTTGACCACGACGGGTGCCGACCAGAACAGGCCATAGCACATAGCCCGCAACAGCCAGGGTAACGAGGGCAAAAACAATCCAGACGGTCATGGGTAAAGGGTATCCTGTTTTCGTTTTTGCCGTTTATTCGGCCGGTTGGGCAGTATGGCCGGTTTTGGGGGCTTTTTTGCGTGACCGGTTAGGGGCCCCAACACGATAGCGCCGGTCAGAGAGCGACAACAGGCCGCCTGCCACCATCACCAGTCCGCCGACCCACATCCACGGGATCATTGGTTTGATGTAAAAGCGCGTGACCCAGGTGCCATTATCATCCGGGTCGCCCAGCACGGCATAAACATCGCCAATGAAGCCCGATTTGATGGCGGCTTCCGTTGTTGGCTGGCCTTCGACGGTATAGATGCGTTTTTCCGGGGCAAGAATGGTGGTTTTGTCGCCCGGATGCTGCACCGTGATATGGGCGCGACGGGCCATATAGTTTGGTCCCTGGACTTCCTTGATATCATCAAGCGTAAAAGTGTAGCTGCCAACCTTGACACTGTCGCCAACCGACATTGCCTGCACGCTTTCTGTTGTCCAGGCCTGGGAGCCGGTAATTCCGGCAATAACGATTGCAACCCCGGCATGGGCCAGCATCATGCCATGCGCGGAACGCGGAAGGTTGCGCATGCGGCGGAAACTGTTGCCCAGTGGTTCACGAAACAGCTTGATCCGCTGGGCCCATTCCAGAAGGGAGCCCACAAACAGCCACACCGCCAGCCCCATGCCAAACAGGGCAAAGGCCGGGCCACCCGAGAGCCAATACGTGACCAGTACCGTTAGCACGACGATGGCAATGGCGAGTTTCAGTTTGCCAATGGCAACAAACAGATCGGCACGTTTCCAGGGTAAAAACGGGCCAATTGCCATCACAACAATCAGCGGCGTCATGATCGGCACAAAGGTTGAGTCAAAAAACGGTGCCCCGACCGAGATTTTTTCGCCGGTCAGGGTTTCCAGAAACAGCGGATACAGCGTGCCCAAAAACACCATCGCTGCGGCAATGGAAAGCAGCACATTGTTAAAGACCAGCGCCCCTTCGCGCGAGATCGGCTGAAACAGTCCGCCGCCCTTAAGTGTTGGCGCACGCCAGGCATAAAGCGCAAAGGACCCGCCGACCGACAGGGCCAGCAGCGCCAAAATGAAAATGCCGCGTTTGGGGTCGGTCGCGAAGGCGTGAACCGATGTCAGCGCGCCGGAGCGCACCAGGAATGTGCCCAGAAGCGAGAAGGAAAAGGCGATGATGGCAAGAAAGATGGTCCAGCTTTTAAGGGCGTCGCGTTTTTCAACCACAATGGCCGAATGCAACAGCGCCGTCCCCGCCAGCCACGGCATGAAGGATGCGTTTTCAACCGGGTCCCAGAACCACCAGCCGCCCCAGCCAAGTTCGTAATAGGACCACCATGAACCAAGCCCGATGCCTGCGGTTAGAAAAACCCAAGCGGCCAGGGTCCAGGGCCGGACCCATCGTGCCCAGGCCGGGTCAACCCGGCCTTCGATCAGGGCGGCAACGGCAAAGGCAAAAGCGACCGAAAAACCGACATAACCCAGATACAGGAACGGTGGATGAATGGCGATGCCCGGATCCTGCAAAAGCGGGTTCATGCCCTGGCCGTTTAAGGGCGGGTTGGCAATGCGTTCAAACGGGTTGGAGGTCAGCAGGATGAACAGCAGAAATCCGACCGCGATCAAACCCATGACGCCAACAACACGCGCGAGTAGGCTGGGGGGTAAATTGCGACCAAAGGCCGAGACCGCCGCACCAAACAAAGCCAGGATCATGACCCATAGCAGCATCGAGCCTTCGTGATTGGCCCAGACACCGGTGATTTTATAAATGAGCGGTTTGGCCGTATGGCTGTTTTCCACCACATTAAGAACCGAGAAATCGGACGTGACATAGGCATATGTCAGCGCGCCAAAGGCAAACGCGATCAGGATAAAGCTGGCAATCGCGGTGCGCGGGGCCACCCGCAGCAGCGCGGCATCATTGCGGGCCGCAGCCAGAAAGGGCACGGTGGACTGTGCAAAGGCCATCGCCAGCGCCAGTACGAGGGCATAGTGTCCGAGTTCAACGATCATGGGGGCGTGCGCGTCCTTTATATTCAGGTTCGAGCCGGTATAATGTGTGATGCAAAGTTTGGAAACCTTGCGGAATATCAAATTTGCGCTATTTGCACGGGCACATTAAATAGAATTATTATATACACCCAGCTTGAGTGCCAAGTTAGCCACACCGAAGGGTCGTAAAATGAACCAATGTCCCGTTATTGACATTGCACAGCGGGAAATGTGGGCGCGTCGGGCGACCACGGCGTCCATCATTATTGCTGCGACCCTGATCGTTATTAAGGCGATTGGCTGGTTCATGACCGATTCGGTCAGTCTGCTGTCTTCGATGATTGATAGCATGCTTGATATCGGTACGTCCGTGATCAATTTCATGGCGGTGCGCAGCGCCTGGCGCCCGGCCGACCATGACCACCGTTTTGGACATGGCAAGGCAGAGCCCCTGGCCGGGCTGTTTCAGTCCGCCTTTATGCTTGGTGCGGCGGTGTTGGTGCTGGCCGAAGCCTCATCGCGTCTGATGGACCCGCAACCGATGCGCCTGGCCAATGAAGCCATTTATATTATGGTGGTGTCCCTGGGCATGACGATTGGCCTGGTTCTGTTGCAGCGCAAAGCGATGCGGATGTCCGGCTCGATGGCCGTTGAGGCCGATTCGCTGCATTACAGTTCGGATATTCTGGCGAATGCGGCCGTGATTGTGGCCCTGTTGATGGTGGGGTCGGGCTTTTTATGGGCTGACCCGTTAATTGGCGGCATCGTGGC is a genomic window containing:
- a CDS encoding F0F1 ATP synthase subunit gamma, whose translation is MASLKDLRSRIASVKSTRKITSAMKMVAASKLRRSQDAAEAARPYAERMGTMLGRLAAAVGGSQGAPKLLAGTGKEDTHLMVVFTADRGLCGGFNASIVKAARAKIRALKADGKTVKIICVGRKGADALKRDNGDAIIARYTGIEGKKGIDFSEASAVADKVLELFEAGEFDVCTIFFNKFVSAISQVVTEQQLVPFAGEAEENNQEAGGNGASAVYDYEPSEEAILADLLPRNVGVQIFGAMLESSASEHGARMSAMDNATRNAGDMIDRLSIQYNRSRQAQITNELIEIISGAEAL
- the atpD gene encoding F0F1 ATP synthase subunit beta — translated: MANKKAGKISQVMGAVVDVKFDGELPPILNALHVDNNGQRLVLEVAQHLGEGAVRTIAMDTTEGLQRGQEVVDTGDAISVPVGPETLGRILNVIGEPVDERGPVNAKKTSPIHREAPEFTEQSTDTEILVTGIKVIDLIAPYTKGGKIGLFGGAGVGKTVLIMELINNVAKGHGGYSVFAGVGERTREGNDLYHEMMESGVINLEGDSKAALVYGQMNEPPGARARVALTGLTLAEYFRDEEGQDVLFFVDNIFRFTQAGSEVSALLGRIPSAVGYQPTLATDMGALQERITSTKKGSITSVQAIYVPADDLTDPAPATSFAHLDATTTLNRQIAELGIYPAVDPLDSTSRALDPSVIGKDHYETAREVQRVLQTYKSLQDIIAILGMDELSEDDKLIVARARKIQRFLSQPFHVAEVFTGTPGVFVQLEDTIKAFKAICAGEYDHLPEQAFYMVGTIEEAIEKAKKMAEAA
- the atpC gene encoding ATP synthase F1 subunit epsilon, coding for MTDTTVLELVSPSALLKSEPVEMVVVPGTEGNFGVLPKHSPLISTIRPGVIDIYTGGKVSERIFVAGGVAEVNPERCTILAEEAVSIADIKADEAQTRLEAAKAAFEAAKTPHEKANAERDVEIAVALIAALTN
- a CDS encoding SDR family oxidoreductase, translating into MRTWFITGTSSGLGLEMTKILLERGDHVIATLRKKGVLDALASKYPAQLSIHQLDVTDTAAVRRVVDAAFAERPIDVIVNNAGYGLFGAAEELTDDQIIDQINTNIIGSIQVIRATLPHLRLQRNGRIMQVSSEGGQIAYPNFSLYHTTKWGIEGFIESLRQEIAGFGIDCTIIEPGPTETGFGAGLVSPPLMDAYEGTPAHDVRNAIANGNFVIKGDAIRTAQAMVASVDVTPAPRRVTLGSSAYHSIHAALQERLSELEAQKDIAYSADRDL
- a CDS encoding LysR family transcriptional regulator, which codes for MNYQPSLNDLKAFACIAARQSFRKAADDLALAPSTLSHVIRSLEENLGVRLFHRTTRSVALTDAGEHLLARLQPLLSELDFALDEVNSFRSKPSGLLRINSSEIAISLLLDDVVPVFLAQYPEMSLDLVSDGRLVDIVAEGFDAGLRLGETVPQDMIAVKFGGETRFLAVASPDYFARHKPPQSPEDLKRHRCIRHRMPSGKLYQWEFERHGLEVRIDVSGALTLDHPGMMVKAALAGLGIAYVPLYLVADALEDGRLVNVLDDWCPTIPGLYLYYPGHRHVPKGLRAFIDVMKAHMKKTGRHQ
- a CDS encoding response regulator translates to MRSMSAVKTPSDLLLIEDNPGDARLVEEALKEFSRPVNLHHVKDGITALQFLQQDGQYRNAPRPKLILLDLNMPRKDGREMLREIRNDPTSASIPVIVLTTSAAERDVDLCYAAGANCYLRKPVDVLEFIDLMKMIETFWLDTALTPSH
- the ccmI gene encoding c-type cytochrome biogenesis protein CcmI gives rise to the protein MTVWIVFALVTLAVAGYVLWPVLVGTRRGQPLPKDATADQMAAQASALSDQDELQRDLNVYRDQLAEINRDIERGVLNAEQADAARIEVQRRILATDQRIQARSQKRTGKKNGTFARPIAIALVLISLIGGLGLYLDLGHPALPDRPIAQRSDEIMAARNARLQNGEREQALRKAVADLSNKLIQNPNNLENWEMLGNSLMALNRPQQAQTAFLEAVKLSNRDGAYLAMYAEAIIRASDGQVTAAARGALEEAAKSGNHNPRIAFYLGLADLQQGQTQAALERWIALANGAPADASWLPMVVRQIEQTATASGIDISGRLKLPSATTPPAIAGNVGPSQEDMKAAAEMTPEERRQMIEGMVGRLASKLEENPQDPDGWARLMRAYVVMGMKDKAQESYQQAQTALEGNKPALAQLAALANQVGLATN
- a CDS encoding heme lyase CcmF/NrfE family subunit, with translation MIVELGHYALVLALAMAFAQSTVPFLAAARNDAALLRVAPRTAIASFILIAFAFGALTYAYVTSDFSVLNVVENSHTAKPLIYKITGVWANHEGSMLLWVMILALFGAAVSAFGRNLPPSLLARVVGVMGLIAVGFLLFILLTSNPFERIANPPLNGQGMNPLLQDPGIAIHPPFLYLGYVGFSVAFAFAVAALIEGRVDPAWARWVRPWTLAAWVFLTAGIGLGSWWSYYELGWGGWWFWDPVENASFMPWLAGTALLHSAIVVEKRDALKSWTIFLAIIAFSFSLLGTFLVRSGALTSVHAFATDPKRGIFILALLALSVGGSFALYAWRAPTLKGGGLFQPISREGALVFNNVLLSIAAAMVFLGTLYPLFLETLTGEKISVGAPFFDSTFVPIMTPLIVVMAIGPFLPWKRADLFVAIGKLKLAIAIVVLTVLVTYWLSGGPAFALFGMGLAVWLFVGSLLEWAQRIKLFREPLGNSFRRMRNLPRSAHGMMLAHAGVAIVIAGITGSQAWTTESVQAMSVGDSVKVGSYTFTLDDIKEVQGPNYMARRAHITVQHPGDKTTILAPEKRIYTVEGQPTTEAAIKSGFIGDVYAVLGDPDDNGTWVTRFYIKPMIPWMWVGGLVMVAGGLLSLSDRRYRVGAPNRSRKKAPKTGHTAQPAE
- a CDS encoding cation diffusion facilitator family transporter encodes the protein MNQCPVIDIAQREMWARRATTASIIIAATLIVIKAIGWFMTDSVSLLSSMIDSMLDIGTSVINFMAVRSAWRPADHDHRFGHGKAEPLAGLFQSAFMLGAAVLVLAEASSRLMDPQPMRLANEAIYIMVVSLGMTIGLVLLQRKAMRMSGSMAVEADSLHYSSDILANAAVIVALLMVGSGFLWADPLIGGIVALFLLYSAGKVGREAVSVLMDKELPESDSQRIIELTMKHKSVIGIHRLRTRSSGVHRFAEIELIMDGGMLMREAHTICHQVMDSIRGEYPDLDITIHPEPPEDIHLDEFNGYTEDPEFWHAARARKVGMDDIPVSNSELATGR